AGGAATTTTCCACGTTCTCTGCTTCCAGGCTTCATCTGGAATATGACCTTTCGTTTCTTCAGTGATGAACTCAATGCCAGTTTTTTCACCAAATCCGTATTTGCGAGTCCATTCAATTAAGGTAGGACCACCTACTCCTCTACCGATTTGGTAAAAGAAAGTATCGCTACTCATTGCTAAAGCTCTTGTAAATCCCAATGGACCAAATCCAGCATGGTTCCATTCTCCAAACGTGACTCCACCAACAGTCAAGGAACCATAAGTTGGTAGTACTGTATCGGGAGAAAATTTGCCGGATTCCAGCCCTGCTGTCGTAGTGACTATTTTGAAAGTACTGGCGGGTGGAAAGGCGCTACTAACAGCACGATTCAGCAAGGGATGGTTTTCGCCTTGTATACTTTCCCAATCTTTTTTAGAAAGTCTTCGCTTGGAAAAAAGATTCGGGTCAAAGGTGGGATGAGACACCATTGCTAAAACAGCCCCGTTATTGGGGTTTAGTGCAATAATAACGCCGTTACGTCCGGTTAAAGCTTTTTCAGCAGCTTTTTGCACATTCAAATCTATAGTTAAGTGAACGTCACTACCTGCTTTTGCCTGTTTCTCTCCTAACACTCGAATTGGGCGACCTTTACCATCTACTTCTACTTGCTGACCACCCCATTCACCCCGCAGTAGTTGTTCATACGCCTTTTCTACCCCCATTTGACCAATCATATCTCCTGAGCGATAACCTTCTTGTTTCTTTCGTTTCAACTGTTCGGGTGTCAATTCTCTAGTATAACCCAGCACGTGAGCTAACTTGTCACCCTGTGGGTAGTAGCGTACAGCTTCTGTATGAACTTCTACGTCTTTGAGTTCATTAGCGTACTCCTTCAATACCGTAATTTCCGCTTCGTTCAAGTCACGAGCAATCCGCACTAAAGAAGAGTTAGAACCAGCGTCGTCTAATTTCTTTTCTATCTCTTCTACAGTAATGTTGAGAATTGTGGACAGACGCGGACCGACGATTGACCAGGAAGGCTTGGTGTGTGCCATTGGCCACAGGTAGACAGAACGCGGATAGCGAGTTGTTGCTAGTAGCTTGCCATTACGGTCAAAAATATTACCCCGTTCCGGTTGTTTGGGAATCATCCTAATCCTGTTTGCCTCAGCTCGCTTGCGATAATTTGGACCTTCCGCAATTTGCAAATATACTAGACGAGCACCAATACCAGCTGTCATCAATAAGGTAAATATGATGAAGAACAACGGCTGGAAACCCCGTCCTACAGTACGTGTCTCTTTTTTGCTCGCTAATTGAGGTTGTTGCAGTAGCCTCATGTCACAAATAGCGATTCCGAGAATCGCATGAACTGTATACGATCGCGCCAAATTTCACACCAAATTTCTACCTGGGACTACAAGAAAAACAACCCCGGTAGTGGAGTATTTGTGATTTGGTTTTTGTTATATAGAATAAACCAAATTGTTGTCAGTATTTTGCATGAGGAAATACATCAATAGACTTTTTGGAGAAGTTGGGAACGCTTAACCCTTAACAGAACCATCAAAAATCTCACTTTTGCGCATTGGTCTAATGAGCGTTATTCAGAGAAAATTAGGGATTCTGGTGAAAATTTGGCTGAAAACGCTCGCCAAGTGCTGGGGGCGATCGCCGCATGCGTGTTGGGTAAGTCTTGTAAAAAACGAAAAACCTCACCCCTTGTTAAGCCGAGGGGTAAGGTCATTGAGTACAAACGTGCTTATGAGAACTGTGTTCTGCGTTCTTTGTTGTTAATCTCCAGATCTATCTCTTGAGTTTCTAGTTTTCACTTTTGATTCTTCAGACTCAGATTTTTGATACTTACCTGGATGCTTCTTCTGAAAATACTCTTGCAAGACCTGTAAGACAATTGGCCCGCAGTCGGTACCACCGTGTCCACCAGAGTTTTCACCAAACGCTACAACGACTATCTCTGGCTTATCTGCTGGGGCGTATGCTCCAAACCAAGTATGATTTGGGCGATTAATACCAGCTTCAGCAGTACCACTCTTACCCGCAGCAGGGGCAATTGATGGTAGGTTTAATCGTGTTCCGGTACCTTCTGTGACTACTTTGCGCAATCCTTCGCGGAGAACTTTGATAGTACTTGGTTTCATATTCAGAGATTCCCGCCAGTTCTTTGCTTCTTCATGGTCTTTGAGCAAGTGTGGTTTCACTCTATAACCACCGTTAGCAGGAACTGCGAACATGATCGCAGCTTGCAGTGGAGTGACTTGCAAAGCACCTTGACCGATGGACATATTGATAGTGTCGCCTACAGTCCAAGGCATCTTCCACACTTTTCGCTTCCAAGCATCATCTGGAACATTACCTTTTGATTCTTCATTTGAAAACTCAAAGCCGGTTTTTTGACCAAATCCATACTTGCGAGTCCATTCAATCAAGGTTGGACCACCGACTCTGCGACCAACTTGGTAGAAAAATGTATCGCTACTCATAGCCATAGCACGCGGAAATCCCAATGGACCAAATCCCGCGTGGTTCCACTCACCAAAGGTAACTCCCCCAACAGTCAGAGAACCGTAAGTTTGCAGCACTGTGCTGGGAGAAAATTTACCTGATTCCAACCCCGCAGTTGTGGTAATGATTTTGAAAGTACTCGCAGGTGGAAAAGCACTCAAGGCGCGATTAACTAGGGGATGTTCACTACCTTGTAGAGTTTGCCAGTCCTTCTGGGAAAGTCTTTGCTTCGAGAAGATATTCGGGTCAAAATTAGGATGAGACACCATTGCCAAAACTGCACCGTTATTGGGGTCTAATGCGACAACTGCACCCCTAGGTAATGTCAAAGCTTTTTGGGCTGCCTTTTGTACATCTAAATCTACTGTCAGGTGAATATCATTACCTGCTTTTGCTTGTTTTTCTCCTAAGACTCGAATTGGGCGACCTTTACTATCTACTTCTACTTGCTGACCACCCCATTCACCCCGCAACACTTGTTCATACGCTTTTTCTACCCCCATCTGACCAATCACATCTTGCAACCGGTAGCCTTCTGATTTCTTTTTTTTCAACTGTTCGGGCGTTAACTCCCTAGTATAACCGAGTATATGAGCTAACTCCTTGCCATGCGGGTAGTAGCGTACGGCTTCTGTATTAATTTGAACATCTGGTAGTTCGTTTTCATACTCCTTCAATGCAGTGATTTCTGCGTCGCTGAGGTCGCGAGCAATCCGTACTAAATTAGTGGCGCTAGCACCAGCCTCGTCTAACTTCTTTTCTATCTCCTCTTGGGGTATATTAAGAATTTTCTCAAGACGCGGAGCGACGACTGACCAGGATGGCTTAGTGTGTGCCATTGGCCACAAGTATACAGAACGCGGATAGCGAGTTGTCGCTAACAGTTTTCCATTGCGGTCAAAAATATTACCTCGTTCTGGTTGTTTTGAAATTGTCCTAACCCGGTTTGCCTGTGCTCGTTCCTTGAATTTATGTCCTTGAAGAATTTGCAAATATCCTAAGCGAATATTGATACCAGTGATCATCAACAAGGTAAATACAATAAAAAATATAGGCTGCAAACCTTGTCCGACTGTACGTACTTCTCTATTTTTGCTGCTAGGACGGGACTTTACTGTAGACATAGAAAAATATCCAATTCCAAAATAATTTTTATTGGTATAAAGTTAGGTGAAATTCTTTTCTGTATTCCGCGTTAAGATAACCGGAACAGCATATTTTTTGTAAATTCTTCTTGGAGAGTCGAATCAACCAAAGTGTAACCTGTGGTTTGCCGAATCGACTATATTAATAGACAAAAAAACTGAAGATAATAGGATCTAACTGGTGGATTATGGCTCAACATTTGACGCAGAATCAGGCTGGGAGGACGGCTATTGAGTCGTTGGATGTTGAACTGCATAACGTTTTCAAATTTTTTAACCAAGATCCAGCAGTACACGGGGTAGACTTAGGCGTCAGACACGGAGAATTCTTCAGTATTCTAGGTCCTTCTGGGTGTGGCAAAACAACTACCCTACGCTTAATTGCAGGGTTTGAAACAGCCGATGCTGGTAAGGTATTGATTCAAGGTCAGTCCATGACAAGCGTTCCCCCTTATCGCCGACCTGTCAACACAGTCTTTCAAAGCTATGCTTTGTTTAATCACTTAAATGTTTGGGATAATGTCGCGTTTGGACTACAGTTAAAAAAAATACACAGGACGGAAATTCAAAGCAGAGTTAAAGAAGCTTTGGAACTGGTGAAAATGGAAGGGTTGCGATCGCGCTTTCCCAGTCAACTGTCTGGTGGTCAACAGCAAAGAGTCGCATTAGCACGGGCACTTGTGAATCGACCCGCAGTCTTGCTACTAGATGAACCTCTTGGGGCGCTAGACTTAAAATTGCGTAAGGAAATGCAGGTTGAACTTTCAAATTTACATCAACAACTAGGGCTGACCTTTATTATGGTGACTCACGACCAGGAAGAAGCATTATCCTTGTCGGATCGGATTGCTGTGATGAATCAAGGCAAAATTGAACAAATAGGCACCCCAGGTCAAATCTACGAACAACCACGCACAAGCTTTGTCGCTGATTTTATTGGTAATACTAATTTATTTGAAGGTGAGATAGCAGGTGTAGATGCTTCAACTGTCATAATTTTTACAAAAACCGGATTCTCAATTGTAGTTGCTCGTCAGCATGACACACCAACTGAAATATCCCAAGCGGTCGTCGTCAGCGTACGTCCAGAAAAAATTCAGCTTTCGCTTTATAAACCCAGTTTGCAAACGAACTGCTTTGAAGGACGGCTCGTCAACATCATGTATCTCGGAACCCACGTTAATTATATTGTGCAATTGACAAACGGTGTACGCATGACCGTTTTACAGCCCAATACTTTTGGTAATTTGCCAAATCGTGAAACTCCTATTTATGCTTGGTGGGGTGAGACTGATTGTTTGGCTTTAGTTAAAACTTAAAAGTCATGACTAACAGACGGAAATTTTTAAAAAGCATAGCAGCAGTTTCTAGCTTATCTTTAGCGAGTTGTGGCTGGAGACTCGGTGATGTGCGAGCTTATTCTGCAACGAAAGGTTCTAGCGACCAACTTTTTGTTTATACTTGGGATATATATACAGATGAAGAATTATTCAAAACCTTTAACGCCCAAACAGGAATCAAGCCACAGGCGGATGTGTTTGACTCCAATGAAACTATGTTAAGTAAGCTGCAAGCTGGGGGTGGAGGTGCTTATAGTGTCATTAATCCAAGTGACTACATGGTGCGAAAAATGGTCAACTTAGGGTTACTCACAGAATTAAATCATCAGCGCTTAATTGGTTTAGATAATTTCTTTCCCCGGTTTCAAAACCCTACTTACGATCCCAATAACCGCCATAGTATACCTTTTAATTGGGGAACAACAGGTTTTATTTATAATTCGGAAAAGCTAAAAAATCCGCCAGAAGATTGGGACTATCTTTGGCAAAATCAAGAACAATTATCTAAGCGAATGACGTTGCTAAATGATATCCGAGAAGTCATGGGTGGAACTCTGCGGATGCTGGGTTACTCTTACAACTCAAAAGACGAAAAGGAAATTAAACAAGCATATGAAAAGTTGAAGGTTCTAAAACCATCAGTTGCAGCCTTCACAACAGATGCTTGGCGCAATCAAATTTTGGCAGGAGATTTATTATTAGCAATGTGTGTCTCATCAGATGCTGTGAAACTCTCTAAAGAAAACCCGAAACTAAAATATGTGATTCCCAAAAGTGGTACCTCACTATGGACAGATACTATAGTTATTCCTAAAACAGCCCCAAATGTAGAAGGGGCTTATGCTTGGATCAATTGGATTTTACAACCAGGAGTAGCAGCAAAGACGAGTCAACGCCTGAATCTTTCTACACCCAATCGTGCAGCGTTTGAGCAATTGCCAAAAAAAGTGCAGAATAATTCCAGCTTGTTTCCCCCAGAGTCAATTCTCAATAAGTGTGAACGTATAGCTCCTTTAGGGCAAATTGAAGAAGTTTATGAACGTTACTGGACTGAATTAACCAGTGGCTAAAATGCTGAGGCTGTCATCCAAAATCTAAGAACTAGCACTCTCTTCTTTTTGAACGCCACTTTTATCTCGTTTCAAACTTTCTTCTAAGGCTTGAATTTGTTCTCTACGGGCTTCCAATTCTAATGAACGACGTGCTAAATCTTGATTTTGCAACGTTAGATTTTGTCGCCACTCTTCTGCTCGATCCGCTTCCTGTTGCAAAAACTCTGGAGTAATACCAGTGCTTAGGTAAACTTTCACCAAATTTAGCACCCAATTTGTGGCATTTTCCAATCTTTCTATATCCCCTGCGGGAGAAAGTTCTACCAAAACGAGTAAGTTCTCAGCTAAAAATTTGCCCTTACCCAAAAGAATCAAAGCTTCTTCTGGAATAAGCGACCACATATTTTCAGCTTCCTCACGTGCTAATAATCGCAACTGAAGCTGATTTAAAAATTCGTTTTTATGCACTTGGGCTAGATACAGCATAGAATTTTGTGTTTGTTTTTGTACACTTAATACATAAAGATAGTATAAATTCTTGAATAGCTAGTGGTTAGTAGTTAAGAATACTTTTATATAAGTAACTACTAACAACTAACATTAAATAATCCCTCGGAACTATGCTAACCTACGTAGGCGATCGCGCAAAATTTCTGCTTGTTTTTCAGCCTCTGCTAAAGCATTTCTTGCTCCTTCTACCACGTCTGGTCGTGCTTGTTCCACAAAGTTAGGATTATTTAACCTATTGCTCAGAGGTTTAATTTCTCCTTCTACCTTGCTCAAGCGTTTTTCTATTTTGGCTCGCAGCACGCTGATATCAGCAACGCCAGCAAGCGGAAGTAGCACTTGTACAGTACCAACAACGTCAGCGAACGTTTCTTTATTTTGCTCACCAGCAAAGACTAAATTCTCAACCTTTGCCAAATCTTTAATATAAGACTGTCCGGTTGTGAAAATTTGGCGTTCATTCTCGCTTTCAGTTTGCAAATTCACCGTCACTTTTATCCCCGGTTTAACATCCGCTTCCGCTCGCAAATTACGGATTGTACGAATGATACCAAACAGCAGTTCAAACTGTTCCTCCAGAGTGGGATCAATTAAGTTTCTCTCAGCTTCCGGGTAAGATTGTAAAGATAAACTTTGCTTGGAATCCTCACCTTGTTGTGTGAAAGTTTGCCAAATCTCCTCGGTAATATGAGGCATGAAAGGATGAAGTAATTTCAAAATTCCTTCCAGCACATACGCAAGAGTTTGTTGTGCAGTCCGACGAGAAGTGGGTTCCGAATCCTTCTGGAGACGAGATTTAACAAGTTCAATATACCAATCGCAGAAGTCGCCCCAGATAAAATCGTAAAGTCCCTTTGCGGCTTCTCCTAATCCATAGTTGTCGATATAGTTATTAGTTTGTTTAACAACTTGGTAGTAGCGAGAGAGAATCCAACAGTCACTTAACTCACTGACGCTTGGTTTTCCCAGTTGTTGCGGCGTTTGCCCATCCAAATTCATCATCACAAACCGCGCCGCATTCCACAACTTGTTCGCAAAATTCCGGGATGCTTCCACCGATGACGACTCATCCGTTTTGCGATTGTACTCCAAGCGGATATTTTGCCCTGCCCCTGCGACTTCCTTAATCAAGGTATAACGCAAGGCATCAGTACCGTACTTGTCAATCAGCAACAACGGATCGATGCCAGTACCAGCACTCTTAGACTGCTTCTTGCCATTTTCATCCAATACCAACCCGTGGATGTAAACATCCTTAAACGGCATTTGTCCTGTAAAATGCCCACCCATCATTGTCATTCTGGCAACCCAGAAAAAGATGATATCAAAACCTGTGACTAAAGTAGTGGTGGGGTAATAAGTCGCTAAGTCCTGAGTTTGTTCGGGCCAGCCCAAAGTAGAGAAAGGCCAGAGTCCGGCAGAAAACCAGGTATCCAACACATCTGGATCTTGTTCAATCTTGACATTATCACCAAAATGTGCAACTAATTTCTCCTGTGCTTCTGCCTCAGACTTCGCCACAACAAACGGTGTATTGTCACTAATTTCTCCGCCTGTTTCACTCACCGCATACCAAGCAGGGATTTGATGTCCCCACCACAGTTGACGAGAGATACACCAATCTTTCAGCTTCACCAGCCAATCACGATACACCTTTGTCCAACGTTGGGGGACAAACTCTGGGGAGTTCTTTTGGTCAAGAAATTCTAGCGCATTATCAGCCAGAGGACGAATTTTGACAAACCACTGAGTCGAGAGGAGGGGTTCAATGGGAACTTTGCCGCGATCGCTATAAGGAACAGTATGCTTATAATCCTCCACCTTCACCAAAAACCCGTCAGTCTCTAGACGATAAACCACATTGTTTCTAGCAACAAAGCGGTCTTGTCCTTGAAACGAACCAGCATTTTCATTCAAAGTGCCGTCCTTATTCATAATATTGATCAACGGCAGATTGTGACGCTTGCCCATTTCAAAGTCATTAAGATCATGTGCTGGAGTCACCTTCACACAACCTGTGCCAAAACTGGGGTCAACAAACTCATCGGCAATAATCGGAATTTCCCGATTCATAATTGGTAGAGTTACGGTTTTCCCAATCAGGTGCTTATATCTATCATCATTGGGATTCACAGCCACACCAGTATCACCCAACATCGTTTCTGGTCGAGTCGTCGCCACCTCAACATCACCAGAACCATCCGTAAGAGGATAGCGAAAATGCCAGAGATTTCCATTGACCTCCTGATTTTCCACCTCCACATCCGACACTGCAGATTGGGAAGCCGGACACCAGTTGACCAAGTACTCGCCACGATAAATTAACTCTTCCTCGTAAAGTCGGACAAAAGCTTCCAAAACAGCTTTGGACAAGCCCTCATCCATCGTAAAGCGTTCCCGCCACCAATCCACCGATACACCCAAGCGTCGCAATTGATGAACAATCGCCCCTCCAGATTCCGCCTTCCATTGCCAAGCGCGTTCTAGAAATTTCTCGCGTCCCAAATCGTAGCGAGTTTTACCTTCTTTTTTGAGTTGCTTTTCCAGAATTGTTTGCACAGCGATGCTGGCGTGGTCAGTTCCGGGTAACCATAAGGTATTACGTCCCTTCATCCGGTGATAACGTACAAGGGTGTCAATCAGCGACATCTCAAAAGCGTGTCCCATGTGCAAGCTGCCGGTAACGTTGGGCGGCGGGATAACGATACAGTAAGATTCGCCACCTTTGTTGGGATCAGCTTTGTAGAGTTGGTTTTCTTCCCAGAATTTTTGCCACTTGGCTTCGGTGGAGAAGGGTTCGTAAAGACTAGGAAGGTTAATGTTTGATGCGATCATGCTGGGAAAAGGATACTGTGGAAGGACTTTTATAAATTTTGCCACAGGGTTAAGGAGGAAAAGAGGAAATGAACCGCAGAGGCGCAGAGAACGCAGAGAGAAGAGAGTTAGGAGAGGAGATGAGACAGCTGACGGGAGGAGTGATTGGGGCGGCGATTGAGGTGCATCGGCTGTTGGGACCAGGGTTTTTGGAGTCGGTTTATCACAAGGCTTTAGAGGTGGAATTTCAGATGCGTGGGATATCTTACAAGTCTAAGCCGCCAGTAGCAGTGAATTACAAAGGATATCAGGTTGGCGAAGGCGAATTAGATTTTCTCATTAGTGATGTCCTCATTGTTGAATTGAAAGCTGTGGAGAAGTTAGCTCCTATCCACGAAGCTCAAGTCATTTCTTACCTTAAAATGACAAATCATCCCCTCGCCCTTCTCATCAACTTCAATGTCCCTATCCTCAAAGAAGGTATTAAACGTATCGTACTCTCTTGTTAATTCTCTCTGCGTCCTCTGCGCCTCTGCGGTTCATTATTCATGAAAAATCCAACAATGTCCCGTTCCCCTTGGACTTTCATCCCTACCTTATACTTTACCTCTGGCGTACCTTACGTCATCATCAACACAGTTTCTGTCATTTTCTACAAAAAACTCGGAATAAATAATACTCAAATTGCCTTATGGACGAGTTTTCTTTATCTCCCTTGGGTCATCAAAATGTTGTGGGCACCTATCGTTGATACTTACTCAACCAAAAGAACATGGATTCTTGCCAGCCAATTTGCTATGTTCTGTTGTTTGGGTTTGATAGCCTTTTCTTTACAGTTACCAAATTTCTTTTTTATCTCCCTTGTAGCGTTAACTATAGGAGCATTTCTTTCCGCAACTTATGACATTGCTACTGATGGTTTCTATCTATTAAGTCTAAATCCAGCACAGCAAGCATTTTTTTCTGGTGTTCGCTCACTTTTTTATCGTCTTGCCGTTATCTTCGGCTCAGGATTTTTAGTGTTTTTAGCTGGTCAGCTTGAATTCTCTCTCAACAATACTCCTTTAAGCTGGACTATTGCTCTTGGTTTTTCAGCTTTAGTTTTGGCAATACTGTTTATTTTCCATCAACTTATTCTACCTTCGGCTGAGTCGGATTCTCAACACCAATCACAAATAGCAATAAACAGACTACCTTTTTGGAATGTTATCGGTTCATATTTTCAACAATATAAAATAATAACTATTATAGCATTTATCTTGCTTTACCGATTTGGTGAGGCAATGCTTGTTAAATTAGCCTCGTTATTTTTATTAGATAAACCAGAAGTTGGAGGTTTGGGATTATCGACATCGGAAGTCGGTTTAGTATACGGTACTTTTGGAGTCATTTCCCTAATTGTCGGAGGTATTTTAGGAGGGTTTGTGATTTCCAAGTATGGATTAAAAAAGAGTCTGTTTCCTATGGCTTTAGCTTTGAACTTACCTGATATCTTTTATGTATATATGGCTTATGCCAAACCCTCACTTGCATTAGTCTATCTTTTAGTTTCTTTAGAGCAACTTGGATATGGTTTTGGGTTCACAGCTTTTAGCGTTTATCTGATGTATATTTCCAAAGGTCAATACAAAACTTCTCATTTTGCCATATCTACAGGAATTATGGCATTAGGTATGATGTTACCTGGATTAATCAGCGGTTATATTCAAGAAAAAGTTGGATATCCATTATTCTTTATATTAGTCTGTTTACTGACAATTCCCGGTATGATAACTCTATTTTTTATTCCTTTAGACGAGGAGAACAGTCGTCAAAAAAGTTAAGCGATAAATTGCAAAAATCAAGAAATATAGATGAACGCTGATATAGCAATCCGGAATCATTCCTGAAATTCTATCTTTTCTCTTTTCTCTTTTCTTGGCGTCCTTGGCGACTTGGCGGTTCGTTCACAAAATAATTTTCACAACTCAAATAGTATTGCCATATAATATAAAGTAACCTGCATTAAACTGCGGTTTAAAATTCCAAATTCTATGAGTTACGTTCTAGGAATTGATGGCGGCGGATCCAAAACAGTTTGTCTATTGATAGATGATAAAGGTAAAGTACTTGGTCGTGGTGAAGCAGGAGCATCTAATTATCAAAGTATAGGTACAAAAGCAACACTACTGTCAATTCAATCTGCAATTTATACTGCCGTCGTTGAAGCACAAAAGTTAACAGATAATATTAAAATTGAAGCCATTTGCATTGGGCTAGCAGGTGTAGGTCGTCCAGAAGATATCGAGGTCGTAAAAGGTATAGTACAAGAATTAAAAAATAGCAGCTTGCTTCCTATAACTTGGAAATTATCTGCATCTAATATTATCATTTGTCATGATGCTTTGATTGCTTTAGTAGGGGGAGTTGGTTATCCCGTAGGAATTGTAGTTGCAGCAGGTACTGGTTCTATAGTTTTTGGGCGAAATCATAATGGACAGACAAAACGAGTTGGCGGTTGGGGCTATCTTTTAGGAGATGAAGGTAGCGCTTATCAAATTGCTGTTGCTGGTATGCAAGCAGCATTAAAAGCTTATGATGGACGGGAGATGTCAACAAGTCTTGTTGAAGCGTTCAAACAGTCTCTTGAACTTGCGACTATAGAAGATTTAATTGAAGTTATTTATCGAAGAGGATGGGGTGTGAAAGAGATTGCTGCTTTGGCACCTATTGTTGATAACGTAGCAGCTTATGGAGATGAAGTTGCTCAAAAAATTATTGATGACGCGGCGAAAGAGTTAATCAAAGCGACCTCTACAGTTATTGAGGCACTTTTTAGTAACAATGAACGTTTTGAAGTCGTCACCACTGGAAGTGTGTGGCAAGGAAAATCAAGAATTCATGATAAATTCACTGCATCTGTTCTCACGATGTTTCCTTCTGCAAAAGTGATTTTTCCTCGACATGAACCGGCTTTAGGTGCTGGGTTGTTGGCGTTACAGAGTTTGACTCTACCCAATCTTTAGCTGTTGATTAATTTGTGAAACTTCTTTATGCTTGGGCAACTCCCAAACCCGACTTTGAAATTATTAGGACTTAAGTAAGAATTTTTCTAACCTGTGTAAATCCCGTAGCTGTTGCAGTTTTCTTAAAGTATCCGAATCAGGTAACGGCGTGTATACTACTACCTCCAATTCAGGGTTATGTGAAACTTGTAAAGTCGTATGATTCAGCAGTAATTGCCCAACAGCCGGATGTTCGTATTCTTTGCAACCTGCAGATCTTCCCTGTACATCATGCTTCTGCCACCACTGACAAAATTCTGGACTGACTGCGTGCAGCTTCTCTACTAGTTGTGTGAACCGATAATCACCAGCATAGCGATCGCACATAGCACGAAATTTAGCCAGCAATCGTTGGGCGTGTCCCTCCCAATCTCCAAGCATCTGTCGTATGGCTGGATTGGTAAACATGATCCAGAGGCTGTTGCGTTCATCAGGTGGCATCGAGGCGTAATCTAAAAATACTGCACACGCCGCCTGATTCCAAGCTAAGACGTCTAACCGCCGTCCTCTAATTAATGCTGGACTGGTTCCGAGACTATCAAGAATATCTTGCAGTGCAGGGGAAACGGTTTCCTCTAATAAATATGGAGCTGCAGGTATTTCACAACGTGCTAACGCGAACAAGTGCGTTCGCTCATCTGGACTTAGCTGCAGCGCTCGTGCAATGCTTTCAATAACCTGGGCTGACACTTGAATGTCGCGCCCTTGCTCAAGCCAAGTGTACCAAGTCAAACCGACATTTGCCAGCCCAGCCAACTCCTCACGCCTTAATCCAGGCGTGCGACGGCGTGTACCTTCCGGTAAACCTACATTATTGGGTGAAAGGCGGGCGCGGCGTGTCTTGAGAAAGTCCCCTAGTTCTCTGCGTCGTTGCTTGTCATCCATAAAACTCTAGCCTAGCAGAATTAATACCAGGATAAATGCACTCCTGGTACTTGGATAAATTGAGTTTT
This portion of the Brasilonema sennae CENA114 genome encodes:
- a CDS encoding N-acetylglucosamine kinase, with product MSYVLGIDGGGSKTVCLLIDDKGKVLGRGEAGASNYQSIGTKATLLSIQSAIYTAVVEAQKLTDNIKIEAICIGLAGVGRPEDIEVVKGIVQELKNSSLLPITWKLSASNIIICHDALIALVGGVGYPVGIVVAAGTGSIVFGRNHNGQTKRVGGWGYLLGDEGSAYQIAVAGMQAALKAYDGREMSTSLVEAFKQSLELATIEDLIEVIYRRGWGVKEIAALAPIVDNVAAYGDEVAQKIIDDAAKELIKATSTVIEALFSNNERFEVVTTGSVWQGKSRIHDKFTASVLTMFPSAKVIFPRHEPALGAGLLALQSLTLPNL
- a CDS encoding MFS transporter yields the protein MKNPTMSRSPWTFIPTLYFTSGVPYVIINTVSVIFYKKLGINNTQIALWTSFLYLPWVIKMLWAPIVDTYSTKRTWILASQFAMFCCLGLIAFSLQLPNFFFISLVALTIGAFLSATYDIATDGFYLLSLNPAQQAFFSGVRSLFYRLAVIFGSGFLVFLAGQLEFSLNNTPLSWTIALGFSALVLAILFIFHQLILPSAESDSQHQSQIAINRLPFWNVIGSYFQQYKIITIIAFILLYRFGEAMLVKLASLFLLDKPEVGGLGLSTSEVGLVYGTFGVISLIVGGILGGFVISKYGLKKSLFPMALALNLPDIFYVYMAYAKPSLALVYLLVSLEQLGYGFGFTAFSVYLMYISKGQYKTSHFAISTGIMALGMMLPGLISGYIQEKVGYPLFFILVCLLTIPGMITLFFIPLDEENSRQKS
- a CDS encoding valine--tRNA ligase, whose protein sequence is MIASNINLPSLYEPFSTEAKWQKFWEENQLYKADPNKGGESYCIVIPPPNVTGSLHMGHAFEMSLIDTLVRYHRMKGRNTLWLPGTDHASIAVQTILEKQLKKEGKTRYDLGREKFLERAWQWKAESGGAIVHQLRRLGVSVDWWRERFTMDEGLSKAVLEAFVRLYEEELIYRGEYLVNWCPASQSAVSDVEVENQEVNGNLWHFRYPLTDGSGDVEVATTRPETMLGDTGVAVNPNDDRYKHLIGKTVTLPIMNREIPIIADEFVDPSFGTGCVKVTPAHDLNDFEMGKRHNLPLINIMNKDGTLNENAGSFQGQDRFVARNNVVYRLETDGFLVKVEDYKHTVPYSDRGKVPIEPLLSTQWFVKIRPLADNALEFLDQKNSPEFVPQRWTKVYRDWLVKLKDWCISRQLWWGHQIPAWYAVSETGGEISDNTPFVVAKSEAEAQEKLVAHFGDNVKIEQDPDVLDTWFSAGLWPFSTLGWPEQTQDLATYYPTTTLVTGFDIIFFWVARMTMMGGHFTGQMPFKDVYIHGLVLDENGKKQSKSAGTGIDPLLLIDKYGTDALRYTLIKEVAGAGQNIRLEYNRKTDESSSVEASRNFANKLWNAARFVMMNLDGQTPQQLGKPSVSELSDCWILSRYYQVVKQTNNYIDNYGLGEAAKGLYDFIWGDFCDWYIELVKSRLQKDSEPTSRRTAQQTLAYVLEGILKLLHPFMPHITEEIWQTFTQQGEDSKQSLSLQSYPEAERNLIDPTLEEQFELLFGIIRTIRNLRAEADVKPGIKVTVNLQTESENERQIFTTGQSYIKDLAKVENLVFAGEQNKETFADVVGTVQVLLPLAGVADISVLRAKIEKRLSKVEGEIKPLSNRLNNPNFVEQARPDVVEGARNALAEAEKQAEILRDRLRRLA
- a CDS encoding GxxExxY protein encodes the protein MNRRGAENAERRELGEEMRQLTGGVIGAAIEVHRLLGPGFLESVYHKALEVEFQMRGISYKSKPPVAVNYKGYQVGEGELDFLISDVLIVELKAVEKLAPIHEAQVISYLKMTNHPLALLINFNVPILKEGIKRIVLSC
- a CDS encoding helix-turn-helix transcriptional regulator, with protein sequence MDDKQRRRELGDFLKTRRARLSPNNVGLPEGTRRRTPGLRREELAGLANVGLTWYTWLEQGRDIQVSAQVIESIARALQLSPDERTHLFALARCEIPAAPYLLEETVSPALQDILDSLGTSPALIRGRRLDVLAWNQAACAVFLDYASMPPDERNSLWIMFTNPAIRQMLGDWEGHAQRLLAKFRAMCDRYAGDYRFTQLVEKLHAVSPEFCQWWQKHDVQGRSAGCKEYEHPAVGQLLLNHTTLQVSHNPELEVVVYTPLPDSDTLRKLQQLRDLHRLEKFLLKS